One window of the Ammospiza caudacuta isolate bAmmCau1 chromosome 9, bAmmCau1.pri, whole genome shotgun sequence genome contains the following:
- the ITPRIP gene encoding inositol 1,4,5-trisphosphate receptor-interacting protein yields the protein MPVGLFRVCLLVITAIVNHPLFFPKENGTVPEHTEEIIQKMKEREESLRLEQLRLEQEIAHQEATQKALEEAAVVVEESKEGRVRWDMWTALSMVIFLLIELWRQDFQEGNWQDIGGEEDDMAVLGKAFKGVALPDKAVLASFYEKRILGTTGDMARMREMVEGFADDLLEALRSVCNRDADMEVEDCMGVGSMYENWRVRKPFVCDLIVPFAPPEPYCFRCQTWCSGDSFPPDEQGYGTIKVCRADEDVTGCICDKTKLGEDMLCLLHSQVSSTKPSSEMEDLLCFKNTQYLDADQVMKWFQIAVTKAWNRISHKYEFDLSFSLLDSPGALKIKFKSGKSIAFNLTPVVQYENSDVYFISHFPRSSLAADVPSSTHWFLTFAVYERRFIQLVSKTLPANACHVSCLQILSFLHGKQCSLTGPSGLTNYHLKTVLLHLLQACPGQDWAPEKLEARLQDMLKFLEKCLHEKKLYHFFIGNGKVPAELGFPIIFQRAEPLNLFRPFVLRRDIYRKMVDTFHEMLRNMSALINEYTVHIPLAHTNGIRKEPL from the coding sequence ATGCCCGTGGGACTCTTCCGGGTGTGCCTACTGGTGATCACAGCCATTGTCAACCACCCGCTCTTCTTCCCTAAGGAGAATGGCACGGTCCCTGAGCACACAGAGGAAATCATCCAGAAGATGAAGGAGCGGGAGGAGAGCCTGCGGCTGGAGCAGCTGCGCTTGGAGCAGGAAATCGCACACCAGGAAGCCACACAGAAGgctctggaggaggctgcagtggTAGTGGAGGAAAGCAAAGAGGGAAGGGTCCGATGGGATATGTGGACTGCCCTCTCCATGGTCATCTTCCTGCTGATCGAGCTCTGGAGGCAGGATTTCCAGGAAGGGAATTGGCAGGACATAGGAGGAGAAGAGGATgacatggcagtgctggggaaggcaTTTAAAGGAGTGGCCTTGCCCGACAAGGCTGTCCTGGCCAGCTTCTATGAGAAGCGTATCCTGGGTACCACTGGAGACATGGCCAGGATGCGGGAGATGGTGGAAGGCTTTGCAGATGACCTGCTGGAGGCCTTGAGGAGCGTCTGTAACCGGGATGCTGACATGGAAGTGGAGGATTGCATGGGTGTGGGGAGCATGTATGAGAACTGGAGAGTGCGCAAACCCTTCGTCTGTGATCTGATAGTGCCTTTTGCTCCCCCGGAGCCTTACTGCTTTCGCTGCCAGACCTGGTGCTCTGGTGACTCTTTTCCCCCAGATGAACAAGGTTATGGCACTATcaaggtgtgcagggcagatgAGGATGTGACGGGCTGCATCTGTGACAAGACAAAACTAGGGGAAGATATGCTGTGCCTCCTCCATAGCCAGGTCAGTAGTACCAAGCCCAGCAGTGAGATGGAAGACCTCCTGTGCTTCAAAAATACTCAATATCTGGATGCTGACCAAGTCATGAAGTGGTTCCAGATTGCTGTCACCAAGGCCTGGAACAGAATCTCCCACAAATATGAATTTGACCTTTCCTTCAGCCTCCTGGACTCGCCAGGAGCCCTGAAGATAAAATTTAAATCGGGGAAATCTATTGCCTTCAACCTCACCCCTGTGGTGCAGTATGAGAACTCTGACGTTTACTTCATCTCCCACTTCCCTcggagcagcctggcagcagatGTTCCCTCCAGCACCCACTGGTTTCTCACCTTTGCAGTGTATGAGAGGAGGTTCATCCAGCTGGTCTCCAAAACACTGCCTGCCAATGCCTGCCACGTCAGCTGCCTTCAGatcctctccttcctccatGGGAAGCAGTGCAGCCTCACAGGTCCCAGTGGGCTCACCAACTACCACCTGAAAACAGTGCTGCTGCATCTCCTGCAGGCATGTCCCGGCCAGGACTGGGCCCCAGAAAAGCTGGAGGCCCGCCTACAGGACATGCTGAAATTCCTAGAGAAATGTTTGCATGAAAAGAAGCTTTATCACTTCTTTATTGGCAATGGGAAGGtaccagcagagctgggtttcCCCATCATATTTCAGAGGGCTGAGCCTCTCAACCTTTTCCGTCCCTTTGTGCTGCGCAGGGACATTTACAGGAAGATGGTGGACACGTTCCACGAGATGCTCAGGAACATGTCTGCACTGATAAATGAGTACACAGTGCACATTCCCCTTGCACACACCAATGGGATCCGTAAGGAACCCCTTTAA